In Methanocella paludicola SANAE, the sequence TCGATGCTCTCAGCCCCTCGCCCACGGCACGCCGCTCCTGCGAGATGATCTTCGAGTAGATACGCCGGACATCCTTGGCCTTTACCGACTTGCCCGTCCGCCTGAAGATGCCGCCGTCCCGGACCTTGATGGCGCTGACGCGGACCTCGTAGCCTTTTAACTTCATGAGGTCGCCTATGGTGAACTCGTAGTCGCCGTTGATCTTGTAGTCGAGCGACTGGGTCTCGCCCAGGCGCTGCACGGCGATCTTCACGATAACCTCATCGATGGCCCGGGCCCAGATGGCGCGGACGTCCTTCGCCTTTGCCTGCTCGGAGCGGCCGCCGGTGTGAAGCTCCAGCGAATGGATGCGAACTCCGCTCACTTCCTCCCCGATATCGATCACGAACTCGTCACCTGCCTTAAGCTCCTCGTCCGCGTTGACCTCCAGCGACTGCGCCGAGGACTCGCTCCCGCGGCTCACGATGACCTTGAGCGTGATCACTTCTTTCTTCTTCTCATGGGGCAGGCGGTGAATGAAGCCGCACTGCTCACACTTTAGCAGGTGACTTTTAACGACTGTATGCATGACTTCTTCTTTGGGGCTACACTGGGGGCATGCGGCCTCCACTAATTCCATCTTATCCACAAAAGGACTCTCCGTGTGTTATATCAATGAACAGAGTAGATATAACTGCGTATGCTTATAGAAGTTGTCCATGCGCGCGGACATCCTAACATCACCGGGACCCACAGGAGCACGCTCGAGGTGACGCGGGACAGGACTATAACAAAAGCCGCTG encodes:
- a CDS encoding HVO_0476 family zinc finger protein is translated as MELVEAACPQCSPKEEVMHTVVKSHLLKCEQCGFIHRLPHEKKKEVITLKVIVSRGSESSAQSLEVNADEELKAGDEFVIDIGEEVSGVRIHSLELHTGGRSEQAKAKDVRAIWARAIDEVIVKIAVQRLGETQSLDYKINGDYEFTIGDLMKLKGYEVRVSAIKVRDGGIFRRTGKSVKAKDVRRIYSKIISQERRAVGEGLRASKKRSGGDREKA